The proteins below come from a single Tsuneonella deserti genomic window:
- the xseA gene encoding exodeoxyribonuclease VII large subunit: MAAPDFADDDARLVAKGRAGDNAEPLSVSELAGMLKRTVEDRFGFVRLRGELSGVKRAASGHLYCCLKDDSAVIDGVMWRGPASALAFRPEDGLEVVASGKLTTYPGRSKYQVVIDKLELAGEGALLALFEKMRQRLAAEGLFAPERKRRLPYLPTTIGVVTSPTGAVIRDILHRLADRFPSRVVVWPVLVQGQGAAEQVAAAVRGFSALPHGHELRPDLLIVARGGGSIEDLWCFNEEAVVRAIAECAIPTISAVGHETDTTLADHAADHRAPTPTAAAEIAVPVLRELAATLADFAHRKQRCALRPVELGRERLEARVKRLPQPTTLLAPQAQKLDDLSERLRRGLRDSASRSRERLQHDRARLVPSLLTHRLERGRDRLTATARLMASLDPDAVLQRGYVRVTGAEGRTVTDASAARGEAALVLKFRDGTLDVAPLSGVQRKPRPVPSVKRPVASPRQDDLFG; this comes from the coding sequence ATGGCCGCTCCCGATTTTGCCGACGACGATGCCCGGCTGGTAGCGAAGGGCCGCGCCGGCGACAACGCCGAGCCGCTGTCGGTGAGCGAACTGGCCGGAATGCTCAAGCGCACGGTCGAGGACCGTTTCGGCTTCGTCCGCCTGCGCGGCGAGCTCTCAGGCGTGAAGCGCGCGGCATCGGGCCACCTCTACTGCTGCCTCAAGGACGATTCCGCGGTGATCGACGGGGTGATGTGGCGCGGGCCCGCGTCCGCGCTGGCGTTCCGCCCGGAGGACGGGCTGGAAGTCGTCGCGAGCGGGAAGCTGACGACTTATCCCGGGCGCTCGAAATACCAGGTGGTGATCGACAAGCTCGAGCTGGCTGGTGAGGGCGCACTGCTCGCCCTGTTCGAAAAGATGCGTCAAAGGCTCGCGGCAGAGGGCTTGTTCGCACCCGAGCGTAAGCGGCGCCTGCCCTATCTCCCCACTACGATCGGCGTGGTCACTTCTCCCACGGGCGCGGTGATCCGCGACATCCTTCACCGGCTCGCAGACCGATTCCCGAGCCGCGTCGTGGTCTGGCCGGTGCTGGTCCAGGGCCAGGGAGCAGCCGAACAGGTCGCCGCCGCGGTGCGCGGGTTCTCGGCCCTGCCGCACGGACACGAATTGCGCCCCGATCTCCTGATCGTCGCGCGCGGCGGCGGTTCGATCGAGGACTTGTGGTGCTTCAACGAGGAGGCGGTCGTGCGCGCGATCGCCGAGTGCGCGATTCCCACCATCAGCGCGGTCGGGCATGAAACCGATACCACCTTGGCCGACCATGCGGCCGACCACCGCGCACCGACACCAACCGCCGCGGCGGAGATCGCCGTGCCGGTGCTGCGCGAGCTTGCCGCCACTCTGGCCGATTTCGCCCATCGCAAGCAGCGCTGCGCCCTGCGACCGGTGGAGCTGGGACGCGAACGGCTCGAAGCCCGGGTCAAGCGCCTCCCTCAACCCACCACGTTGCTCGCCCCGCAAGCGCAGAAGCTCGACGACCTGTCGGAACGGCTGCGGCGAGGCCTGCGCGATTCGGCCTCGCGTTCGCGCGAACGGCTGCAGCACGACCGCGCGCGGCTGGTCCCGTCGCTGCTAACCCACCGGCTCGAGCGTGGACGCGACAGACTGACCGCGACGGCGCGCCTGATGGCCTCGCTCGATCCCGATGCCGTGCTCCAGCGCGGCTATGTCCGGGTGACCGGGGCCGAAGGACGCACGGTGACCGACGCATCGGCAGCACGGGGTGAGGCAGCCCTGGTGCTCAAGTTCCGCGACGGTACGCTGGACGTCGCACCGCTTTCCGGCGTCCAGCGCAAGCCGCGCCCTGTCCCGTCCGTGAAACGGCCCGTGGCGTCGCCGCGGCAGGACGATTTGTTCGGCTAG
- the tadA gene encoding tRNA adenosine(34) deaminase TadA — MMRWPLPDPMRRALTLAREAAEAGEVPIGAVVVKDGTIVGEARNAPRATHDPTAHAEIAAIRAAAATLGNERLSGCELYVTLEPCAMCAGAIVHARIGRLVYAAPDPKGGAVTHGARVFDHPQCLHRPEVVSGIGEGESADLLREFFRARR; from the coding sequence ATGATGCGCTGGCCCCTGCCCGACCCGATGCGCCGCGCACTGACGCTGGCGCGTGAGGCTGCCGAGGCGGGCGAAGTGCCGATCGGCGCGGTGGTGGTCAAGGATGGAACGATCGTCGGCGAAGCCCGCAATGCGCCGCGCGCCACCCACGATCCGACTGCTCACGCCGAGATCGCCGCGATTCGGGCCGCCGCCGCGACGCTCGGAAACGAAAGACTGTCTGGCTGCGAACTGTACGTCACGCTGGAACCTTGCGCCATGTGCGCGGGGGCCATCGTTCATGCGCGGATTGGCCGGCTGGTTTACGCAGCGCCCGATCCGAAGGGCGGCGCGGTGACGCATGGAGCGCGGGTATTCGACCACCCGCAATGTCTTCACCGGCCGGAAGTTGTCTCGGGCATCGGCGAAGGCGAATCGGCAGATCTGTTGCGCGAATTCTTTCGCGCAAGGCGCTAG
- a CDS encoding ribonuclease T2 family protein, whose amino-acid sequence MKIALGLALLASGAPLSAQAYQCRVPKAVSVPQVHPDGPVRQSRPTGYTLALSWSPEFCNGRGARAAGAFQCSTRNGRFGLVVHGLWPEARGTWPQWCPTARKLSSVEARRNMCLVPSPRLQATEWAKHGACMVRTPEAYFKVTRILFNGLRLPDLDRLSKDPELSAGLLRHRFAAANPGWRPEAVGVKLNQRGWLEELRLCYGKDFMPARCDRRRFGPADAAPIKIWRGL is encoded by the coding sequence GTGAAAATTGCGCTGGGCCTCGCGCTGCTGGCCAGCGGCGCGCCGCTGTCCGCCCAGGCCTATCAGTGCCGCGTTCCGAAAGCGGTATCGGTGCCGCAAGTCCATCCCGACGGGCCGGTGCGGCAATCGCGGCCGACCGGGTACACGCTCGCACTCAGCTGGTCGCCCGAGTTCTGCAACGGTCGTGGGGCGCGAGCTGCCGGGGCGTTTCAATGTTCGACCCGCAATGGACGCTTCGGCCTGGTGGTACACGGCCTGTGGCCGGAAGCACGCGGAACCTGGCCTCAGTGGTGCCCCACGGCGCGCAAGCTGAGTTCTGTCGAAGCGCGACGAAACATGTGCCTGGTGCCCTCTCCGCGCTTGCAAGCGACCGAGTGGGCCAAGCACGGAGCTTGCATGGTCCGCACTCCGGAGGCTTACTTCAAGGTCACGCGCATTCTATTCAACGGCCTGCGGCTGCCCGATCTCGACCGGCTTTCGAAAGACCCCGAGCTGAGCGCGGGCCTGCTTCGCCACCGCTTTGCTGCCGCCAATCCCGGGTGGCGCCCGGAGGCAGTTGGCGTGAAGCTCAACCAGCGCGGCTGGCTGGAGGAGCTCCGCCTCTGCTACGGCAAGGACTTCATGCCAGCGCGCTGCGACCGCCGGCGCTTCGGCCCCGCGGACGCCGCGCCGATCAAGATCTGGCGCGGGCTCTAG
- a CDS encoding M23 family metallopeptidase produces the protein MIVRYPQLLALAALAGCTAPDGAAEPETTAVVQPIPATSPTAAPVPAGPSTFAFDGQLTQGGWIRGQVPAGTRTADLDGQAISFDANGRFFAAFDRDAGPRATLTAHLADGRILTSPVAISPRDWAIERINVARTPGGPTEAFLALRRPELARIAAARARNSMSDGWRQNFIWPVEGRISGRFGSQRIYRGEPAAYHSGLDIAPGNGVAYVAPADGVVVLAAEQPFTLEGNLVIIDHGMGLNSAFLHSSRLAVKEGDVVRQGQLIGYTGATGRASGPHLHWSIKWRAARLDPLLFLPPR, from the coding sequence GTGATCGTCCGCTACCCGCAACTCCTCGCCTTGGCCGCGCTCGCCGGCTGCACCGCGCCCGATGGCGCGGCCGAGCCGGAGACGACCGCCGTGGTCCAGCCAATTCCCGCAACTTCGCCGACCGCCGCACCAGTTCCGGCAGGGCCGAGCACTTTCGCGTTCGACGGCCAGCTGACCCAGGGCGGCTGGATTCGCGGGCAGGTCCCCGCAGGGACGCGCACTGCGGATCTCGATGGCCAGGCGATCTCGTTCGACGCGAACGGCCGCTTCTTTGCCGCTTTCGATCGCGACGCAGGACCGCGCGCGACGCTGACCGCCCATCTTGCCGATGGACGCATCCTCACCAGCCCGGTGGCGATAAGCCCCCGCGATTGGGCGATCGAGCGGATCAACGTCGCGCGCACGCCGGGCGGGCCGACCGAAGCATTTCTCGCCCTGAGGCGGCCGGAGCTGGCGAGGATCGCCGCGGCCCGCGCGCGAAACAGCATGAGCGACGGCTGGCGTCAGAACTTCATCTGGCCGGTCGAGGGACGCATTTCCGGGCGTTTTGGCTCGCAGCGGATCTATCGGGGGGAGCCGGCTGCCTACCATTCGGGCCTCGACATCGCGCCCGGGAACGGGGTCGCCTATGTCGCCCCGGCGGATGGAGTTGTGGTGCTCGCGGCCGAGCAGCCATTCACGCTGGAGGGCAACCTCGTGATCATCGATCACGGCATGGGCCTCAACAGCGCCTTCCTACACTCCTCGCGCCTCGCCGTGAAGGAAGGCGACGTGGTTCGGCAGGGTCAGCTGATCGGCTATACCGGAGCCACGGGCCGGGCCAGCGGGCCGCATCTCCACTGGTCGATCAAGTGGCGCGCCGCGCGGCTCGATCCGTTGCTGTTCCTGCCCCCGCGCTAG
- a CDS encoding DUF2093 domain-containing protein: protein MLMKSGETAAQLIFGPNGFRVMRPGTHVVCAVTGEAIALEELRYWSVERQEAYASPEIATRRHLSR from the coding sequence ATGCTAATGAAATCGGGTGAAACCGCCGCGCAACTGATCTTCGGGCCCAACGGATTCCGCGTCATGCGGCCTGGCACGCACGTGGTATGTGCCGTGACGGGCGAGGCGATCGCGCTGGAAGAGCTGCGTTACTGGAGCGTCGAGAGGCAGGAGGCCTACGCGTCGCCCGAGATCGCAACCCGGCGCCATCTTTCGCGGTGA
- the nadC gene encoding carboxylating nicotinate-nucleotide diphosphorylase: protein MEGWSLPGFDLDRFVRETLAEDLGEGLPGGGRDVTSESVIPADARFSGVMDSRDAIVVAGLPIAEAFFRALDPAMTVERLVDEGAEVEAGANLICLEGNARAMLTAERSALNIVQHLSGVATLTREYVRAMDNPRCVLLDTRKTIPGLRHLEKYAVRMGGGRNHRMGLWDAAMIKDNHVLVAGSVGEAVRRAVAAGVREIICEVDRIEQIEPALAGGATRLLLDNMEPETLREAITLVAGRVPTEASGGINLQTIKAKAATGVDYVSVGRLTQSAPAADIGLDFTPL, encoded by the coding sequence ATTGAGGGTTGGTCGCTCCCCGGCTTCGATCTCGACCGCTTTGTCCGTGAAACCTTGGCCGAGGACCTCGGCGAGGGCCTTCCAGGCGGCGGACGCGATGTTACCAGCGAGAGCGTGATTCCGGCCGATGCGCGCTTTAGCGGCGTAATGGACAGCCGCGACGCCATCGTGGTGGCGGGTTTGCCGATCGCCGAAGCTTTCTTCCGCGCGCTGGATCCGGCGATGACGGTCGAGCGGCTGGTCGACGAGGGCGCGGAAGTCGAGGCAGGCGCGAATCTCATCTGCCTCGAGGGCAACGCGCGCGCCATGCTCACCGCCGAACGCAGCGCGCTCAACATCGTTCAGCACTTGTCCGGCGTCGCTACGCTGACCCGCGAGTACGTGCGCGCGATGGACAATCCGCGCTGCGTCCTGCTCGACACGCGCAAGACCATTCCCGGCCTGCGCCATCTCGAGAAATACGCCGTGCGAATGGGCGGCGGGCGCAATCACCGGATGGGCCTGTGGGACGCGGCGATGATCAAGGACAACCACGTCCTCGTCGCCGGCAGCGTCGGGGAGGCCGTGCGCCGCGCGGTCGCCGCCGGAGTGCGCGAGATCATCTGCGAAGTCGACCGGATCGAGCAGATCGAACCCGCGCTCGCGGGGGGCGCGACCCGGTTGCTGCTCGACAATATGGAGCCCGAAACGCTGCGTGAGGCGATCACCCTCGTCGCTGGCCGCGTGCCGACCGAGGCGAGCGGTGGCATCAACCTCCAAACCATCAAGGCCAAGGCGGCAACCGGCGTCGATTACGTTTCGGTGGGCCGGCTCACCCAGAGCGCGCCCGCGGCCGACATCGGGCTCGACTTCACGCCGCTGTGA
- the rpmB gene encoding 50S ribosomal protein L28, translating into MSRICELTGKGRQIGHNVSHANNKTKKTFLPNLQNVTLLSEKLDRSFKFRVSTHGLRSVEHNGGLDNWLLKTSDEKLSASALKVKRELKKSAAAA; encoded by the coding sequence ATGTCGCGCATCTGCGAACTCACCGGCAAGGGCCGCCAGATCGGCCACAACGTGAGCCACGCCAACAACAAGACCAAGAAGACGTTCCTGCCCAACCTGCAGAATGTCACGCTGCTGAGCGAGAAGCTCGACCGCAGCTTCAAGTTCCGGGTCTCGACTCACGGCCTGCGTTCGGTGGAGCACAATGGCGGGCTCGACAACTGGCTGCTCAAGACCAGCGACGAGAAGCTCTCGGCGAGCGCGCTGAAGGTAAAGCGCGAACTCAAGAAGAGCGCCGCCGCCGCCTGA